Proteins from a single region of Cupriavidus sp. MP-37:
- a CDS encoding fatty acid--CoA ligase — protein sequence MDFSYLTTLPHAVRHFARLRPEAVAYSFEGRQTTYAEFERNTDRVAQALLAEGVRAGDRIGYIGKNSDHYFELLLGAGKTGAVMAPASWRLAPPEVEFILGHCDAVVLFVGAESVAMVRNLLPALPLVRKVVVMEPCDGQGDWPCYTDWRDAHPATPPAHEPAAHDVVLQLYTSGTTGRPKGAMLTHRNLTIGTEVSEREQLAWSHWVADDISLVAMPVAHIGGSGWGLRNLLSGAKGVVAREFDPRAVLDFIEKERVSKLFLVPAAMQIVLRDPRARQVDYSRLKYLLYGAAPIPAALLREGIEVFGCGFVQQYGMTETTGTIVALPPEDHTTEEVPRMRAAGKALPGVELKVVDYEGRELAPGEVGEVVVRSQHNMAGYWKQPEETARTIDADGWLRTGDAGYMDAEGYLYIHDRVKDMIISGGENVYPAEVESAIYGHPQVADVAVIGVPDEKWGEAVKAIVVLKPGEAADRDAILAWTRQRVAGFKVPKSIEFVEALPRNPSGKLLRRKLREPFWQGMNRQVN from the coding sequence ATGGATTTCAGCTACCTGACGACGCTGCCTCACGCGGTGCGCCATTTCGCGCGCCTGCGGCCCGAGGCGGTGGCGTATTCGTTCGAAGGCCGGCAGACCACCTACGCCGAATTCGAGCGCAACACCGATCGCGTGGCGCAGGCCTTGCTGGCCGAAGGCGTGCGCGCCGGCGATCGTATCGGCTATATCGGCAAGAACAGCGACCACTACTTTGAGCTGCTGCTGGGCGCGGGCAAGACCGGCGCGGTGATGGCGCCGGCCAGCTGGCGGCTGGCGCCGCCCGAGGTGGAGTTCATCCTCGGGCATTGCGATGCGGTGGTGCTGTTTGTCGGCGCCGAGTCGGTGGCGATGGTGCGCAACCTGCTGCCGGCGCTGCCGCTGGTGCGCAAGGTGGTGGTGATGGAGCCGTGCGACGGGCAGGGCGACTGGCCGTGCTACACCGACTGGCGCGACGCGCATCCGGCCACGCCGCCCGCGCATGAGCCGGCGGCGCACGACGTGGTGCTGCAGCTGTACACGTCGGGCACGACCGGGCGTCCCAAGGGCGCGATGCTGACGCACCGCAACCTGACCATCGGCACCGAGGTCAGCGAGCGCGAACAGCTGGCCTGGTCGCATTGGGTGGCCGACGATATTTCGCTGGTGGCGATGCCGGTGGCGCATATCGGCGGCTCCGGCTGGGGCCTGCGCAACCTGCTGTCCGGCGCCAAGGGCGTGGTCGCGCGCGAGTTCGATCCGCGCGCGGTGCTCGACTTCATCGAGAAGGAGCGCGTCAGCAAGCTGTTCCTGGTGCCGGCCGCGATGCAGATCGTGCTGCGCGACCCGCGCGCGCGCCAGGTCGACTATTCGCGCCTGAAGTACCTGCTGTACGGCGCCGCGCCGATTCCGGCGGCGCTGCTGCGCGAAGGCATCGAGGTGTTCGGCTGCGGCTTCGTGCAGCAGTACGGCATGACCGAGACCACCGGCACCATCGTCGCGCTGCCGCCCGAGGACCACACCACCGAAGAGGTGCCGCGCATGCGCGCCGCCGGCAAGGCGCTGCCGGGGGTCGAACTGAAAGTGGTGGACTACGAGGGGCGCGAGCTGGCCCCGGGCGAGGTCGGCGAGGTGGTGGTGCGCTCGCAGCACAACATGGCCGGCTACTGGAAGCAGCCCGAAGAGACCGCGCGCACCATCGACGCCGACGGCTGGCTGCGCACCGGCGATGCGGGTTACATGGACGCCGAGGGCTACCTGTACATCCACGACCGCGTCAAGGACATGATCATCAGCGGCGGCGAAAACGTCTATCCGGCCGAGGTCGAAAGCGCGATCTACGGCCATCCGCAGGTGGCCGACGTGGCCGTGATCGGCGTGCCGGACGAGAAGTGGGGCGAGGCGGTCAAGGCCATCGTCGTGCTCAAGCCCGGGGAGGCGGCCGACCGCGATGCCATCCTGGCCTGGACGCGCCAGCGCGTGGCCGGCTTCAAGGTGCCGAAGAGCATCGAGTTCGTCGAGGCGCTGCCGCGCAACCCGTCGGGCAAGCTGCTGCGCCGCAAGCTGCGCGAGCCGTTCTGGCAGGGGATGAACCGGCAGGTGAACTGA
- a CDS encoding SDR family NAD(P)-dependent oxidoreductase produces MELNASVSAVVTGGASGLGAATARALAAQGVRVALFDLNAEKGEALARELGGVFCQVNVTSEAEVEAGFAKARAAIGQERILVNCAGTGNAIKTASRSKEAPDQIKHFPSDAFERIIQINLIGTFRCIARSAAGMLTLDTAGGERGVIINTASVAAQDGQMGQAAYSASKAGVVGMTLPIARDLAGEGIRVNTILPGIFNTPLLQGAAENVKAALAASVPFPKRLGQPEEFASLAVEMCRNGYFNGESVRLDGAIRMAPR; encoded by the coding sequence ATGGAACTCAATGCATCGGTATCGGCAGTGGTGACGGGCGGGGCTTCGGGGCTGGGCGCGGCGACGGCGCGGGCGCTGGCGGCACAGGGCGTGCGCGTGGCACTGTTCGACCTGAACGCCGAAAAGGGCGAAGCGCTGGCGCGCGAGCTGGGCGGCGTGTTCTGCCAGGTCAACGTGACCTCCGAAGCAGAGGTGGAGGCCGGCTTTGCCAAGGCCCGCGCCGCCATCGGCCAGGAGCGCATCCTGGTCAACTGCGCCGGCACCGGCAACGCCATCAAGACCGCGTCGCGTTCCAAGGAAGCGCCGGACCAGATCAAGCATTTCCCGTCCGATGCCTTCGAGCGCATCATCCAGATCAACCTGATCGGCACGTTCCGCTGCATCGCCCGTTCGGCCGCCGGCATGCTGACGCTCGACACCGCCGGCGGCGAGCGCGGCGTGATCATCAACACCGCGTCGGTGGCGGCGCAGGACGGCCAGATGGGGCAGGCGGCGTACTCGGCGTCGAAGGCCGGCGTGGTCGGCATGACGCTGCCGATTGCGCGCGACCTGGCCGGCGAAGGCATCCGCGTCAACACCATCCTGCCCGGCATCTTCAATACCCCGCTGCTGCAGGGCGCGGCCGAGAACGTCAAGGCCGCGCTGGCGGCCTCGGTGCCGTTTCCGAAGCGACTGGGGCAGCCGGAAGAGTTTGCCTCGCTGGCGGTCGAGATGTGCCGCAACGGCTATTTCAACGGCGAGTCGGTGCGCCTGGACGGTGCCATCCGCATGGCGCCGCGCTGA
- a CDS encoding mechanosensitive ion channel family protein — protein MRKPDPHAFARHRRPAVQTTAQATALALLAGLLALLCAMPVRAAPAGPFAALLAPAEKPATAASAPAASVPLAQSLDQVITTLQDDGERRALVRQLQTLRQGLAASAAMAAPAAPASASAPGLIGAMAQVLDEVDAHLREDRGPWQYWGWRTRFAADEWRAALTQGGTRSGLDSLREFALVLAAWAACGWLLREAGHRLRRRRTTGAPAVLRAPRGKLPDLPSWVDVGVYMLRHIGPWVVAFGLTLLLARQLFAQSPASVAAVLLAYAIVAGAVAAAVCQVIFALFRSAHRQLAVRQLLARSPWLLFCTGALAALGNGAADARMAAVLGSNLSALLSTLANIAAALGIGVFALCFRRQVGQLISQRPLAFRQAHPAVTDLLRLAGHAWHLPVLAVVVASVIGTVLATGHADVFLRRTVASVALFVAALLLTMVLGRSPKAGARAPRIRDRRRSAYLQRFGRFALALVRVLVWAVFVEVVMRVWGSSLVRLAESSAAGRHLTETAFRVTSTVLLAWLVWLLIDTAIMQSLSPAHARATQPSLRARTILPLVRNASFIGLLVITVIAVLANLGVNVTPLLAGAGVVGLAIGFGAQSLVQDLITGLFIVVEDSIAIGDSIELPDHAGVVEAMTIRTVKLRDGRGALHTLPYSQIKAVKNLSRGYGYAVLNIGISYHSDLDRALELIRATGAELARDLRYGRKLLSGLEILGLDRFDPSGPVVMAQIKTRPLMQAEITRAFNARLKRNFDANGIRMASPSLTIQVDGGTVEVPAGELVPKGAPR, from the coding sequence ATGCGCAAACCCGACCCTCACGCCTTCGCCCGGCACCGCCGGCCTGCGGTTCAGACCACGGCGCAGGCCACGGCACTGGCCTTGCTGGCCGGCCTGCTCGCGCTGCTGTGCGCCATGCCGGTGCGCGCCGCGCCGGCCGGGCCGTTCGCCGCGTTGCTGGCGCCGGCGGAAAAACCCGCGACAGCGGCCAGCGCCCCTGCCGCCAGCGTGCCGCTGGCGCAGTCGCTGGACCAGGTGATCACCACGCTGCAGGACGATGGCGAGCGGCGTGCGCTGGTGCGCCAGCTGCAAACCCTGCGCCAGGGCCTGGCGGCTTCCGCGGCCATGGCGGCGCCGGCCGCGCCGGCCTCGGCTTCGGCGCCCGGGCTGATCGGTGCCATGGCGCAGGTGCTGGACGAGGTCGACGCGCACCTGCGCGAAGACCGCGGCCCGTGGCAGTACTGGGGCTGGCGCACGCGCTTCGCCGCCGACGAATGGCGCGCCGCGCTGACGCAGGGCGGCACGCGCTCCGGCCTGGACTCGCTGCGCGAATTCGCACTGGTGCTGGCGGCATGGGCGGCGTGCGGCTGGCTGCTGCGCGAGGCCGGCCATCGGCTGCGGCGGCGGCGCACGACCGGCGCCCCGGCGGTCCTGCGCGCGCCGCGCGGCAAGCTGCCCGACCTGCCGTCGTGGGTCGACGTCGGCGTCTACATGCTGCGCCATATCGGGCCGTGGGTGGTGGCGTTCGGGCTGACGCTGCTGCTGGCGCGGCAACTGTTCGCGCAATCGCCGGCCAGCGTCGCCGCCGTGCTGCTGGCCTATGCCATCGTCGCCGGCGCGGTCGCGGCGGCGGTGTGCCAGGTCATCTTCGCGCTGTTCCGCAGCGCGCATCGGCAACTGGCGGTGCGGCAGCTGCTGGCGCGTTCGCCGTGGCTGCTGTTCTGCACCGGGGCGCTGGCGGCCCTGGGCAACGGCGCCGCCGACGCCCGCATGGCCGCGGTGCTGGGCAGCAACTTGTCGGCGCTGCTGTCGACCCTTGCCAATATCGCCGCGGCGCTGGGCATCGGCGTGTTCGCACTGTGTTTCCGGCGCCAGGTGGGCCAGTTGATCAGCCAGCGGCCGCTGGCTTTCCGCCAGGCCCATCCCGCCGTGACCGACCTGCTGCGCCTGGCGGGCCATGCCTGGCATTTGCCGGTGCTGGCCGTGGTGGTGGCGTCGGTGATCGGCACCGTGCTGGCCACCGGCCATGCCGATGTGTTCCTGCGCCGCACGGTGGCGTCGGTGGCACTGTTCGTCGCCGCGCTGCTGCTGACCATGGTGCTGGGGCGCTCGCCCAAGGCCGGCGCGCGCGCGCCGCGCATCCGCGACCGCCGCCGCTCGGCCTACCTGCAGCGCTTCGGGCGCTTTGCGCTGGCGCTGGTGCGCGTGCTGGTCTGGGCCGTCTTCGTCGAAGTCGTGATGCGCGTGTGGGGTTCGTCGCTGGTGCGGCTGGCCGAATCGTCGGCCGCCGGGCGCCACCTGACCGAGACCGCGTTCCGCGTCACCAGCACCGTGCTGCTGGCCTGGCTGGTCTGGCTGCTGATCGACACCGCCATCATGCAGTCCTTGTCGCCCGCGCACGCGCGCGCCACGCAGCCCAGCCTGCGTGCCAGGACCATCCTGCCGCTGGTGCGCAATGCCTCCTTCATCGGCCTGCTGGTGATCACCGTGATCGCGGTGCTGGCCAACCTGGGCGTCAACGTGACGCCGCTGCTGGCCGGCGCCGGCGTGGTCGGCCTGGCCATCGGCTTCGGCGCGCAAAGCCTGGTGCAGGACCTGATCACCGGCCTGTTCATCGTGGTCGAGGACTCCATCGCCATCGGCGACTCGATCGAGCTGCCCGACCACGCCGGCGTGGTCGAGGCCATGACCATCCGCACCGTCAAGCTGCGCGACGGCCGCGGCGCGCTGCACACGCTGCCGTACAGCCAGATCAAGGCGGTCAAGAACCTGTCGCGCGGCTACGGCTACGCCGTGCTCAATATCGGCATCAGCTACCACAGCGACCTGGACCGGGCGCTGGAACTGATCCGCGCCACCGGCGCCGAACTGGCGCGCGACCTGCGCTACGGCCGCAAGCTGCTGTCCGGACTCGAGATCCTGGGCCTCGACCGCTTCGACCCGAGCGGGCCGGTGGTGATGGCGCAGATCAAGACCCGGCCGCTGATGCAGGCGGAGATCACGCGGGCCTTCAATGCCCGGCTCAAGCGCAATTTCGACGCCAACGGCATTCGCATGGCGTCGCCGAGCCTGACCATCCAGGTCGATGGCGGTACGGTGGAAGTGCCCGCCGGGGAACTGGTGCCAAAGGGGGCACCCCGGTGA
- a CDS encoding helix-turn-helix transcriptional regulator, giving the protein MGEHPTTDEDFHRLVDSIYESALDVAAMPAALDLFSRYTCTGSPRYLIWDKLAGHARLGVTPHGCFTSGASLPDCLPGPLDLPRIDAGRTPSDAMALYSAGTATGAATPACSELEQGIRLVENAEVCVLMSGTNAGSISTGQRERRLAHVMPHWVRAARMQQRNFELSGLASLGLAGLDTLDFGVMVLQADLRVRYANSWAEALVQADSHLSLQDGVLRAHSDTLQAVLRKLLDGAMRGRGADAASGSWMHITSGGQPVPIIVTPLVSRQPVEGPWQLPAAMLLLGNSESRSVLDAGVLTSLFGLSRKESIIAIRLAAGETLNEIAEREFLSPHTVRVHIRDTLRKTGTHRQSELVRLLHLLPGVNLERAGVTPAIRPRAPRPRAA; this is encoded by the coding sequence ATGGGCGAACACCCGACAACGGACGAGGATTTCCATCGTCTGGTCGATTCTATCTATGAGTCTGCGCTGGACGTCGCGGCCATGCCCGCCGCCCTCGATCTTTTTTCCCGCTACACCTGCACGGGCAGCCCGCGCTACCTGATCTGGGACAAGCTGGCCGGCCATGCCCGCCTGGGCGTGACCCCGCATGGCTGTTTCACCAGCGGCGCCAGCCTGCCCGACTGCCTGCCCGGCCCTCTCGACCTGCCCCGGATCGACGCCGGGCGCACCCCATCGGATGCGATGGCGCTGTACAGCGCCGGCACCGCGACTGGCGCCGCCACGCCGGCCTGCAGCGAGCTGGAGCAAGGCATCCGCCTGGTTGAAAACGCCGAAGTCTGCGTGCTGATGAGCGGCACCAACGCCGGCAGCATCAGCACCGGCCAGCGCGAGCGGCGCCTGGCCCATGTCATGCCGCACTGGGTGCGCGCTGCGCGCATGCAGCAGCGCAACTTTGAACTCAGCGGGCTGGCCAGCCTGGGCCTGGCCGGGCTCGATACGCTGGACTTCGGCGTGATGGTGCTGCAGGCCGACCTGCGCGTGCGCTATGCCAACAGCTGGGCCGAGGCGCTGGTGCAGGCCGACAGCCACCTGTCGCTGCAGGACGGCGTGCTGCGCGCCCACAGCGACACGCTGCAGGCGGTGCTGCGCAAGCTGCTCGACGGCGCCATGCGCGGCCGCGGCGCCGACGCCGCGTCGGGCTCGTGGATGCATATCACTTCGGGCGGGCAGCCGGTGCCGATCATCGTCACGCCGCTGGTCTCGCGCCAGCCGGTCGAGGGCCCGTGGCAGCTGCCGGCGGCGATGCTGCTGCTGGGCAACTCCGAATCGCGCTCGGTGCTGGATGCGGGCGTGCTGACGTCGCTGTTCGGGCTGTCGCGCAAGGAGAGCATCATCGCCATCCGGCTGGCCGCCGGCGAAACCCTCAACGAGATTGCCGAGCGCGAGTTCCTCTCGCCCCACACCGTGCGCGTGCATATCCGCGACACGCTGCGCAAGACCGGCACGCACCGCCAGTCCGAACTGGTGCGGCTGCTGCATCTGCTGCCCGGCGTCAACCTGGAGCGGGCCGGCGTGACCCCGGCGATCCGGCCGCGCGCCCCGCGCCCGCGGGCCGCATAA
- a CDS encoding LysR family transcriptional regulator, producing MDLRQLQQFVALAETGNFHRAAERLHMAQPPLSISIRKLEEQLGTVLFVRTSRGVRLTQAGEAALHDARRALFHAQQARAAAMAAGQGERGALRIGFIGSATYALLPKLIPAFRAAHPGIELILHESTTAAILDRLEKHQIDAGLVRFPILSSGGYALTPLENDVFVAAVPADSPLARADAVALRALAEEPFIMYPAAQVPNLHAVAMLLCQQAGFVPRVTQEAVQVQTQVSLVESGLGVALVPSVAARYANRRVRFLPLSSPRPAGRIGIALAARPDDGDRQVQRFLAAAQAAVQ from the coding sequence ATGGACCTGCGCCAACTGCAGCAGTTCGTCGCCCTGGCCGAGACCGGCAACTTCCACCGCGCCGCCGAACGGCTGCACATGGCGCAGCCGCCGCTTTCGATTTCGATCCGCAAGCTCGAGGAACAGCTCGGCACGGTGCTGTTCGTGCGCACCTCGCGCGGGGTGCGGCTGACGCAGGCGGGCGAGGCCGCGCTGCATGACGCGCGCCGGGCGCTGTTTCACGCGCAGCAGGCGCGCGCCGCGGCGATGGCAGCGGGGCAGGGCGAGCGCGGCGCGTTGCGCATCGGCTTTATCGGCTCGGCCACCTATGCGCTGCTGCCCAAGCTGATCCCGGCATTCCGCGCCGCGCATCCCGGCATCGAGCTGATCCTGCATGAATCCACCACCGCCGCGATCCTGGACCGCCTGGAGAAGCACCAGATCGATGCCGGGCTGGTGCGCTTCCCGATCCTGAGCAGCGGCGGCTATGCGCTGACGCCGCTCGAGAATGATGTCTTTGTCGCCGCCGTGCCGGCCGACAGCCCGCTGGCGCGTGCCGACGCCGTCGCGCTGCGCGCGCTGGCCGAGGAGCCCTTCATCATGTATCCGGCGGCGCAGGTGCCCAACCTGCATGCGGTGGCGATGCTGCTGTGCCAGCAGGCGGGCTTCGTGCCGCGCGTCACGCAGGAGGCGGTGCAGGTGCAGACCCAGGTGAGCCTGGTGGAAAGCGGGCTGGGGGTGGCGCTGGTGCCCAGCGTGGCGGCGCGCTACGCCAACCGGCGCGTGCGCTTCCTGCCGTTGTCGAGCCCGCGGCCGGCGGGCCGCATCGGCATTGCGCTGGCGGCGCGGCCCGATGACGGCGACCGCCAGGTGCAGCGCTTCCTGGCGGCGGCGCAGGCGGCGGTGCAGTAG
- a CDS encoding CaiB/BaiF CoA-transferase family protein codes for MLPLAGIRVVDLSTVVMGPYASQWLADLGAEVIKVEPPEGDSTRRTGPAAEAGMAAIFLGVNRGKRSVVLDLKQPAAQAALERVLARADVLMHSMRPQKLAALGLAPDAVRARHPELVFVSLLGFAEDGPYGGRPAYDDIIQGLSGNAALMAAQTGDSRYFPTIAADKTSGLVAALSVCAALAGRARRRADGSAGSGTLVEVPMFESMVAFNLVEHFYGRHFEPPRGPSGYPRVLAPLRRPYRSADGHVCMMPYTDAHWRDFFHAAGRPELAADPRFADIAARTEHIETLYELTGEIVQAQSTAHWVALCERLQIPVARINTLDDLPADPHLAATGFFESVDDPAMGTLRFPGAPVRFDGQRAPLALPPRLGEHTRAVLAEAGLGPEQIEQLQQSGAARCGAATETP; via the coding sequence ATGCTGCCGCTTGCAGGCATCCGCGTGGTCGACCTGTCGACGGTGGTGATGGGGCCGTATGCGAGCCAGTGGCTGGCCGACCTGGGCGCCGAGGTGATCAAGGTCGAGCCGCCCGAGGGCGATTCCACGCGCCGCACCGGGCCCGCCGCCGAAGCCGGCATGGCGGCGATCTTCCTGGGGGTCAACCGCGGCAAGCGCAGCGTGGTGCTGGACCTGAAGCAGCCGGCGGCGCAGGCCGCGCTCGAGCGCGTGCTGGCGCGCGCCGACGTGCTGATGCACAGCATGCGCCCGCAGAAGCTGGCGGCGCTCGGGCTGGCGCCCGACGCGGTGCGGGCGCGCCATCCGGAGCTGGTCTTCGTCAGCCTGCTGGGCTTTGCCGAGGACGGTCCCTATGGCGGCCGCCCGGCCTACGACGACATCATCCAGGGCCTGTCTGGCAATGCCGCGCTGATGGCGGCGCAGACCGGCGACAGCCGCTACTTCCCCACCATTGCCGCGGACAAGACCAGCGGGCTGGTGGCGGCACTGTCGGTGTGCGCGGCACTGGCCGGGCGCGCGCGGCGCCGCGCCGATGGCAGCGCCGGGTCTGGCACGCTGGTCGAGGTGCCGATGTTCGAATCGATGGTGGCGTTCAACCTGGTCGAGCACTTCTACGGCCGCCACTTCGAGCCGCCGCGCGGCCCGAGCGGTTATCCGCGCGTGCTGGCGCCGCTGCGCCGCCCCTACCGCAGCGCCGACGGCCATGTCTGCATGATGCCGTACACCGACGCGCACTGGCGCGACTTCTTCCACGCCGCAGGACGCCCGGAACTGGCCGCCGATCCGCGCTTTGCCGACATCGCGGCCCGCACCGAGCATATCGAGACCCTGTATGAACTGACCGGCGAGATCGTGCAGGCACAGAGCACCGCGCACTGGGTGGCGCTGTGCGAGCGGCTGCAGATCCCGGTCGCGCGCATCAATACGCTGGACGATCTGCCGGCCGATCCGCACCTGGCCGCCACCGGATTCTTTGAAAGCGTCGACGACCCGGCCATGGGCACGCTGCGCTTTCCCGGGGCGCCGGTGCGCTTCGACGGCCAGCGCGCACCGCTGGCGCTGCCGCCGCGGCTGGGCGAACACACCCGCGCGGTGCTGGCCGAGGCCGGCCTTGGCCCCGAACAGATCGAACAACTGCAACAGAGCGGCGCCGCGCGCTGCGGCGCCGCCACGGAGACACCATGA
- a CDS encoding acyl-CoA dehydrogenase family protein gives MTALLSTFSLTTLPPHAVAFRAEVRAFLAQHLPALPPETRARSWMGFDAGFSRALAARGWVGITLPAQYGGAGLDPFSRFVLVEELLACGAPVSAHWIADRQSGPLILRYGNDAQKARYLPPISRGEAFFCIGMSEPNSGSDLASVATRAVRQPDGSWRLNGRKIWTTNADRCHFMIALVRTSGTPQDRHAGLSQCIVDLHAPGVTVRPIHDLTGDAHFSEVTFDDVVLAADALIGNEGSGWEQVNAELAFERSGPERLYSSVVLLDTWLDALRRLPPARRDTVTAGRLAGHLAVLRAMSLAVTARLAAGESPVVEAALVKDLGTTFEQSVPALVEAALGDEPALAADGALYRTLAYVTQIAPSYSLRGGTREILRGMIARGLGLR, from the coding sequence GTGACCGCATTGCTCTCCACCTTCAGCCTCACCACACTGCCGCCGCACGCCGTCGCGTTCCGCGCCGAGGTGCGCGCCTTCCTCGCTCAACACCTGCCGGCGCTGCCTCCGGAAACGCGGGCGCGCTCGTGGATGGGCTTCGATGCCGGCTTCAGCCGGGCGCTGGCCGCGCGCGGCTGGGTCGGCATTACGCTGCCGGCGCAATACGGCGGCGCGGGGCTGGACCCGTTTTCTCGCTTCGTGCTGGTGGAAGAGCTGCTGGCGTGCGGCGCGCCGGTATCGGCGCACTGGATTGCCGACCGCCAGAGCGGCCCGCTGATCCTGCGCTACGGCAACGACGCGCAGAAGGCGCGCTACCTGCCCCCGATCAGCCGCGGCGAGGCCTTCTTCTGCATCGGCATGAGCGAGCCCAATTCCGGCTCGGACCTGGCCAGTGTGGCCACGCGCGCGGTGCGCCAGCCGGATGGCAGCTGGCGCCTGAACGGGCGCAAGATCTGGACCACCAACGCCGACCGCTGCCACTTCATGATTGCGCTGGTGCGCACCTCGGGCACGCCGCAGGACCGCCACGCCGGACTTTCGCAGTGCATCGTCGACCTGCACGCGCCGGGCGTCACGGTGCGGCCGATCCATGACCTGACCGGCGATGCGCACTTCTCGGAAGTGACCTTCGACGACGTCGTGCTGGCCGCGGATGCGCTGATCGGCAACGAAGGCAGCGGCTGGGAGCAGGTCAACGCCGAGCTGGCGTTCGAGCGCAGCGGCCCGGAACGGCTGTATTCCAGCGTGGTGCTGCTCGACACCTGGCTCGATGCCCTGCGCCGGCTGCCCCCCGCGCGCCGCGACACCGTCACCGCGGGCCGCCTTGCCGGCCACCTGGCGGTGCTGCGCGCGATGTCGCTCGCGGTCACGGCGCGGCTGGCCGCGGGCGAAAGCCCGGTGGTCGAGGCGGCGCTGGTCAAGGACCTGGGCACCACCTTCGAGCAGTCGGTGCCGGCGCTGGTGGAAGCCGCGCTCGGCGACGAACCGGCACTCGCGGCCGACGGGGCCTTGTACCGCACCCTGGCCTATGTGACGCAGATCGCGCCATCGTACTCGCTGCGCGGCGGCACCCGCGAAATCCTGCGCGGCATGATCGCGCGCGGGCTGGGCCTGCGCTGA
- a CDS encoding acyl-CoA dehydrogenase family protein: protein MHNAYSDALDALLRDCCTPATVRALEQQADPQPLWQALRESGFADCLLPEAAGGAALPLRELAPVLFVTGRHALPLPLAQTIFARVLLHGAGVALPDGPIALASFDDGAAATLVADARHAQWLLLQDGERCVLLPAAAARAEATGAHGDLTLRVPRREATAPAACLLPAGTVRTLGACLHAAQLAGALSQVLDLTLQYANDRQQFGRAIGKFQAIQHQVSEMAEHVAAARVAAQLACDSDGATPDPLRAAIGKLRASDAVTPVAAIAHAVHGAIGITEEYDLQLYTRRLHAWRVADGSERWWSRVLGEAVCADAGRTAVELVRGWCEPAPAA, encoded by the coding sequence ATGCATAACGCCTACTCCGATGCCCTCGACGCGCTGCTGCGCGACTGCTGCACGCCCGCCACGGTGCGCGCGCTGGAACAGCAGGCCGACCCGCAGCCGCTGTGGCAAGCGCTGCGCGAAAGCGGCTTCGCCGACTGCCTGTTGCCGGAAGCCGCCGGCGGCGCCGCGCTGCCGCTGCGCGAGCTGGCGCCGGTGCTGTTCGTCACCGGCCGCCATGCCCTGCCGCTGCCGCTGGCGCAGACCATCTTTGCGCGCGTGCTGCTGCATGGCGCCGGCGTTGCGCTGCCAGACGGCCCGATCGCACTGGCAAGCTTTGACGACGGCGCCGCCGCCACGCTGGTGGCGGACGCGCGCCACGCGCAGTGGTTGCTGCTGCAGGACGGCGAGCGCTGCGTGCTGCTGCCTGCCGCGGCGGCGCGCGCCGAGGCCACCGGTGCGCACGGCGACCTGACGCTGCGCGTCCCGCGTCGCGAGGCCACGGCGCCGGCGGCATGCCTGCTGCCGGCCGGTACCGTGCGCACGCTGGGCGCCTGCCTGCATGCGGCGCAGCTGGCCGGGGCGCTGTCGCAGGTGCTCGACCTGACGCTGCAATACGCCAACGACCGCCAGCAGTTCGGCCGCGCCATCGGCAAGTTCCAGGCGATCCAGCACCAGGTCAGCGAGATGGCCGAGCATGTCGCCGCGGCACGCGTGGCGGCGCAGCTGGCCTGCGACAGCGACGGCGCCACGCCAGACCCGCTGCGCGCGGCGATCGGCAAGCTGCGCGCCAGCGACGCGGTCACGCCCGTGGCCGCGATCGCCCATGCGGTGCACGGCGCCATCGGCATTACCGAGGAATACGACCTGCAACTCTATACGCGCCGGCTGCATGCGTGGCGCGTGGCGGACGGGTCGGAACGCTGGTGGAGCCGCGTGCTAGGCGAAGCGGTGTGCGCCGACGCGGGCCGCACGGCGGTGGAACTGGTGCGTGGCTGGTGCGAGCCGGCGCCCGCCGCCTGA